Proteins encoded together in one Corallococcus soli window:
- the aat gene encoding leucyl/phenylalanyl-tRNA--protein transferase, giving the protein MPIYLLSDDEPELFPPPGKADKSGLLAVGGDLRPERLLAAYSQGIFPWYSEGQPILWHSPDPRFVLEPAKVHVGRSLRKVMNRGTYTVRYDTAFAKVIDACSRVHRPGQDGTWITDAMKQAYVTLHALGFAHSVEAWQDEVLVGGLYGVSLGAAYFGESMFALAPDASKVAFATAVERFQGWGFHLVDCQVETEHLERFGAESWPRKRFLGALKEALKEPTRRGPWTEPAAGPT; this is encoded by the coding sequence GTGCCCATCTACCTGTTGAGCGATGACGAGCCGGAGCTGTTTCCCCCTCCGGGCAAGGCGGACAAGAGCGGTCTGTTGGCGGTGGGCGGGGACCTGCGCCCCGAACGCCTGCTGGCCGCCTACTCGCAGGGCATCTTCCCCTGGTACAGCGAGGGGCAGCCCATCCTGTGGCACTCGCCCGACCCGCGCTTCGTGCTGGAGCCGGCGAAGGTCCACGTGGGCCGTTCGCTGCGCAAGGTGATGAACCGGGGCACGTACACCGTGCGCTACGACACCGCGTTCGCGAAGGTCATCGACGCGTGCTCGCGCGTGCACCGGCCGGGGCAGGACGGGACGTGGATCACCGACGCCATGAAGCAGGCGTACGTCACGCTGCACGCGCTGGGGTTCGCGCACTCCGTGGAGGCGTGGCAGGACGAGGTGCTGGTGGGTGGGCTGTATGGCGTGTCGCTGGGCGCGGCGTACTTCGGGGAGAGCATGTTCGCGCTGGCGCCGGACGCGTCGAAGGTCGCGTTCGCCACGGCGGTGGAGCGCTTCCAGGGCTGGGGCTTCCACCTCGTCGACTGCCAGGTGGAGACGGAGCACCTGGAGCGCTTCGGCGCGGAGTCCTGGCCGCGCAAGCGCTTCCTGGGGGCATTGAAGGAAGCGCTGAAGGAGCCCACGCGGCGCGGCCCCTGGACGGAACCGGCGGCCGGGCCGACGTAG